A stretch of DNA from Brassica napus cultivar Da-Ae unplaced genomic scaffold, Da-Ae ScsIHWf_875;HRSCAF=1241, whole genome shotgun sequence:
ACTACCTACACCCACCGGGAAAGAAGGATCACCGCCTCCTGGAAACACGCCGTAAAGCTGTTGCTGCTGGGTAGATGCCGGTATAACACTAGTCGGGGTCGGGTTTAACataggtttagggttagtagggtgcTCTCTAACTACACCAGCCTTCACCAAGAAATCCTCAAGTGTCATCTCCCCAAACGTTGGTTGCCTAGCTGCACTCTCACCACCGCCGTTATTAGCATTGTTTTGACCGTTACTACTACTAGTACTACGTCCGTTGCTGTTGTCTCCATCCCCACTACCGCCACCTCTATGTATCTCAGACCAAACCTCTTCAACAGTCTTCCTACAAAGAGGAGCCGGAAGTGTCAACGAGCCTTGTCGTGGAAGGCTCGGCTGCTTAGCTATCCCTGGCTTCTTATTAACCCCTTGGTTACCTGAggagccaccaccaccactaaaGACGCCGCTCTCGGTTCCaccgttgttgttgttgttgaaaccGTTATGACTCGGTGGAACGGGATGTGAAGCTGCGGCTGATGCTTGgtgattgttgttgttattcTCCTCAGCGTTCCAAATAGAGACGAGGAACTCGTCCATGTTCATGGACCCGAAGTTCTTGCCGTTCTCGCAGAGAGCGTGTTGGAACTCGTCGAGTGTCAATGAGTAGATGGAGGATTGTCTTCCCAAAGAAGAAAATGGATGattctctcctcctcctcctccaccagcTCCTCCATTTTGTCTTGCTTGCGCCGTCGATGTTTCTACTTCTCGTTCAGACATCATCTCTGTTTCTCTGCTCACCATCTACCAGCTGCAGACAAACAACGTCAAGATTTCGCATATGGATATTACAATCTTTTTATGCTATATTAATGCTCAAAGGACCACAATTTaatgaaaaagttaaaaaaaaataataatttcctGAGATATTTGTTTTAAGTTTTGAACGGGTACATCTAGTAAAGTAGTGGAGATTTATACAGATGCGAATCACTTCAATGTTACATGAGAAAAGgtttaatataaaaaagaatCTCTATGGTATTGAAGACGGTCCACGTGAAATAAAGAAGAACGGTCTACATCATGACAGCGACAAGCGACTACTAAATTTAGCAATAAACAAACTAATAATTTCTCATTTCAATAAAGGTTCCGTTTCCGAAAGAGGAATATATACCCCCGCATCATTAAGCCAACTTATCAACAAGACAAAACATAAGTTTtggtttatttcttttaaaacgtTGATATTTGTTTAGAGCTTAATCTAATACAAAAAATGAAACAATTATTACTGAGGGTGAGTACCACTTTCTTTCATGATTATCcactttataaataaataaaaaatattttttattcgcaGAGAAGAACCGTAAAGCAAACAAACACCTAAACAATCTTATATAATCTGTTAAATCAAAGATATTTAGCTAAATTAgctaaaactaattaaataaataactctctaaattttttaatccGACATATTCCTCAAGATCTTGAGGagaaaaataactataaaaactGAAAGAGAACCTGAAAATTAAATCTGTCTCCCAAAAGCGGTGGCTCAGTGTTTCTCCACCACCGGAAAAAGATGAgaaactacttttttttttctgtttcttggAGGTTCTCCTCCTTCACATAGATTCAAAGAcgagagagattttttttactgGAAACTTGTGTGTTTGGTGTTggaaaggagagagagaaagaaataaaTTGTTGAGGGGGGCGGTAAAAGAGGTTagatgatatatttatattcacCGTGAGTAAGGGTGGCGCGTGGGACCTACGAGCAGTGGCGTGAAGTTAAACATCTTTTGTCTAAAGTTATCTCTTTGACCAATGAGATTTCAAAGAGATGGAAACATAGAGAAGTCCAGGTCTAGGCTCAAGATCAGAGGCAAAGAATCGGTTCGGCTACGTCGACACGTATGATACACGTGTTGTCTTACTGTTTCTTGGAGTGTCGTCTTTGTGGATAGACACGTGTAACTCCTTACAACTAAATGTTAATTTACGTCAAAACTGGATTCTTTTGTCAGCATAGCACGTGAGGAAACTGGATTACGAGTTAAGAAACTGATATAAAAGTATACATCGAACAACACGTAATATGaattatctgaaaaaaaaacatgtttccaTTTCGAACATCCGCTTCCAAGCGCACATGAATTAtctgttcaaaaataaataaaaatatttggaaaaagAAATCCGACCTGCCGGAATCGAACCAGCGCCCTAAAGATTACAGCACCTACTACAGTCttccgctctaccaactgagctaaggtCGGCTGCTGATAGTAGAGCCtattctattatttatattcGTTTAGCTAGTTCTTGGCCATTGTCCATACACACGTTCTAGGCCCTTAACAGTAGAAacaaaaatcaagaaacaaggtccaattttttttgggcCCACATAATTACTATTATTTCATCTTTCCTTACTGAAACGAATAGAActtcttttcttatttgtcaaAGTAAAAGAAGACGAAACGATCTCTAACTGTAGCTTTTGGTCTAACGATTACTACCAACTAcgataagacctgcgccttacgcagggtaaatttatatgaaaattatttaagaaatattgtatggaaacaaaatttataatattgatcgaattaatatatttggctcttaaacaattttttaactttttttgttaattacataatttgtttactaatgaactgatctcatttttaaaaatattttaagtcaaaaaattatttatcgcataaaaaaTCTCAtacctactatttggttacaataaaactatgtcagctcagttttatatcatgatttagcaatttaaaagttaataaaggTTATTAGAAGTTTACGTTTACgtgccaatcctatctatcttcgatatttttctcctttttcttcgATATAATAATGGTTATTTCCTTgctttagttaatatcatatagttggtattatatgtttctagtgagatataaaaatcgaattggactaacatgtttttcaattttaatttgagGATGACACGTAGAACTAATTAACTACTTAATTGATTGACACATAAGcaagaagttttttttaattattacaaaattggggttatatattttcaaatgtttctcaattaatatataggagatgtgTTGATGATtaacaaaaaatctaatatgtgCACTTATTAAACATTACCTTAATTCCTTCAAA
This window harbors:
- the LOC125606403 gene encoding protein ABSCISIC ACID-INSENSITIVE 5-like, whose amino-acid sequence is MVSRETEMMSEREVETSTAQARQNGGAGGGGGGENHPFSSLGRQSSIYSLTLDEFQHALCENGKNFGSMNMDEFLVSIWNAEENNNNNHQASAAASHPVPPSHNGFNNNNNGGTESGVFSGGGGSSGNQGVNKKPGIAKQPSLPRQGSLTLPAPLCRKTVEEVWSEIHRGGGSGDGDNSNGRSTSSSNGQNNANNGGGESAARQPTFGEMTLEDFLVKAGVVREHPTNPKPMLNPTPTSVIPASTQQQQLYGVFPGGGDPSFPVGVGSDPSGYGKRAGGGGYQQAPPVQSGVCYGGGGGFGAGGQQMGMVGPLSPVSSDGLGHGQVDNIGGQYGVDMGGLRGRKRVVDGPVEKVVERRQRRMIKNRESAARSRARKQAYTVELEAELNQLKEENAQLKHALGELERKRKQQYFESLKTRAQPKVPKVSGRLRTLMRNPSCPL